From Scomber scombrus chromosome 6, fScoSco1.1, whole genome shotgun sequence, the proteins below share one genomic window:
- the ankrd34c gene encoding ankyrin repeat domain-containing protein 34C yields the protein MADILELRTDGNSLLKAVWLRRLRLTRLLLEGGAYINESNERGETPLMVACMSTHTDQQSVSKSKLVKYLLDNQADPNIQDKGGKTALMHACIHKAGHEVVDHLLSNGADPSLEDRSGASALVYAINANDKQTLKLLLDACKAKGKEVIIITTDKSPFGTKTTKQYLNVPPSPELDERSSPAYCASPSDIDVTASPTPEQEQQNTVFSFQTKLKTSSSAAKLANGPTSPTRRPVNPKRARLPQLKRLQSEPWGLIAPSVLAAAAAHEESKKASSDEDVVAGVNGLSLSKRSALSRQNSVDGKDNLFPLVGEQPCKMTTSLSVPPTSKASYERSLGQHQPLARRSTVPTEQESSSCCSGLASLRDTVHRRRLGNDHYDSDSQLYSDSGMLDSPKVPVERRKLNTSPLAMLTSSRESLDSNASTSSPSTARRRAPGLLERRGSGTLLLDHISHTRPGHLPPLNINPNPPIPDIGASSKPSSPLATGIRSIAPVAPNTPKRGGLKSKKKLVRRHSMQVEQMKQLSDFEELAH from the coding sequence ATGGCAGATATTTTGGAGCTGCGGACAGATGGAAACTCACTCCTGAAGGCAGTATGGCTCAGACGCTTGAGACTGACCAGGCTCCTGTTGGAGGGAGGTGCATATATCAACGAGAGCAATGAGCGTGGAGAGACGCCACTCATGGTGGCCTGCATGTCCACACACACTGACCAGCAGAGTGTAAGCAAGTCAAAGCTGGTGAAATATTTGCTGGACAACCAGGCAGACCCCAACATACAGGACAAGGGAGGTAAGACAGCCCTGATGCATGCCTGCATCCACAAGGCAGGACACGAGGTGGTGGATCACCTGCTGAGCAATGGAGCTGATCCCAGTCTGGAAGACAGGAGTGGGGCCTCTGCTCTGGTCTACGCCATCAATGCAAATGATAAGCAGACACTAAAACTGCTCTTGGATGCATGCAAAGCTAAAGGCAAGGAGGTCATCATAATCACCACAGACAAGTCACCATTTGGCACTAAAACCACCAAACAGTACCTAAATGTCCCCCCATCACCAGAGCTGGATGAGAGGTCCTCCCCAGCATACTGCGCCTCTCCTTCTGATATTGATGTTACTGCATCTCCCACACCTGAGCAAGAGCAACAAAACACAGTTTTCAGTTTCCAGACAAAGCTGAAAACTTCCAGTTCAGCTGCAAAGCTCGCCAACGGGCCCACATCTCCAACACGACGACCTGTGAACCCCAAGCGTGCACGTTTACCTCAGCTGAAGCGGCTGCAGTCAGAGCCTTGGGGGCTGATTGCTCCATCTGTCCTGGCTGCAGCTGCCGCCCATGAGGAGAGCAAGAAAGCCAGCTCTGATGAGGACGTTGTTGCAGGCGTAAATGGACTCTCTCTGAGTAAGAGGTCAGCTTTATCTCGACAGAACAGTGTGGATGGCAAGGACAACCTATTCCCACTAGTGGGTGAGCAACCCTGCAAAATGACAACCTCACTATCAGTTCCTCCAACATCTAAAGCATCATATGAGAGATCTCTAGGCCAGCACCAGCCGCTGGCACGGCGCAGCACTGTGCCCACAGagcaggagagcagcagctgctgcagtggacTAGCCAGTCTGAGAGACACAGTGCACAGGAGACGTCTGGGGAACGATCACTATGACTCAGACTCACAGCTCTATTCAGACTCTGGCATGTTAGACTCTCCTAAGGTCCCAGTGGAGCGAAGGAAACTAAACACTTCTCCTCTAGCAATGTTGACCAGCTCCAGAGAATCTCTTGACAGCAACGCCAGCACATCCTCTCCCAGCACAGCACGCAGGCGTGCACCTGGCCTCCTGGAAAGGAGAGGCTCGGGCACCCTGCTGCTAGATCACATCTCCCACACCAGGCCTGGCCACCTGCCCCCTCTCAACATTAACCCCAACCCTCCCATCCCTGACATCGGGGCTAGTAGCAAGCCTTCCTCACCTCTGGCCACAGGTATTAGATCTATAGCTCCAGTAGCACCAAACACACCAAAGAGAGGCGGCCTCAAGTCCAAGAAGAAGCTCGTGAGAAGGCACTCTATGCAAGTGGAGCAGATGAAACAGCTTTCTGATTTTGAAGAGCTGGCtcattag